The Musa acuminata AAA Group cultivar baxijiao chromosome BXJ3-6, Cavendish_Baxijiao_AAA, whole genome shotgun sequence region AAGGGTGAAGAACTGGCTACTGGGTGGGCCAAGACGAGCTGTGGTGTGGATCCCAGTCCATCATACTGTCACTTGTGGTCTCGTGGAATTGAGGCAGGTGGTTGCAGAAGCACTCATTTGATAACCCTCTGTGCACGGCATGCAGATTTGGATTAATTGGTGAAGCGAGACAGGGAATGGAGCCTCAACCTGCACAAGCTATGAGCTAAAGATGTATCAACAATGGCTTTGGTTGACTGAACAGTGCTCCTCCTGGATATCATCATGGAGTAAGAGGAGATAGAAGCTTCAAGCTTGACATCGACCAGGTATTACCTACATCCTTTTTAGTAGGGGAGATGAGATATAGGGACGATCACTGATGTACATGAACTTAGCCTTTACAAGCGTAATTTTATGTTTGTATATCCAAATATCAAATGAGCAATATTTTTGTGATCTCATATCTCATCCATACTTATTATCCAAATAATATACATAGTAAATCATGactactatttttttttaaaaaaattaaatcttagTAAAACTAAAAACTAATCAAGATTAACATACATGAGACTAGATATCAATGTGACTCAAAAATATTAGATGATTCGTTAGTTTAtacttattttcatttcatataaatgaatatttttaattatttctctttctgGTGTGGGTTgattcctcaaaaaaaaaaaaggttggagAAATAGctgatttattttttatcatcaaataattattaatttctgTGATTTTGATCTGGTTTTGAAAGGAGATAAAGCAATAACAAGTTTATTCATTACTAATGTAATACCTAAAGCATTAAGAGAATTTTTGTTACTCCTTTTTTTCCTAAGGTTGTGCTAATAGGATGGTAACTATAACATTGATTTAGGGGCATGTTTGAGCTTATATGGTGAGCTAGATTAACCCAAACCGACTATGCTATTTATAATAGAGTTGAATCATAACATCCAAAAACCCTTTGACAAAGAGTTTTGATTGGGTGACTAATAATTTTACAAGTTTAAGCTATTAGTAAAGAATACATTACAGTGTCATAGTAGGTTGTGACCTCAAATCTTATAATTGATACCCTCAAATTCAAAAACCTTAGTCATTTAATAAATTCTAACCATATAGAATTTTTTGATTCTATTAGGAAAGGACTCAATTTATATATTGGACTCCAAAATATTCACTAGTCGCAACCGAATAAAGACAAAAAACAATGAGGAATAATCTTCAATTGAATCATCAAAGCATAATCCCTTCTTTGTTCATTTGGAAAAAAAGATTTCAGCTTGATTTCTTGCAATTATTTTCTCAAGTAGGAATGTCTGAAAGTGCATAAAAAATGTCTGATAAAATgctttaaaaaatattaagatgGCTAGGGATATTTTTTGGAATCTAATCCTTCTAAAATGAAGACCTGCCTTGTTAGCTGGGACAGCACTTGGGAGGCCTTGACATTAAAGACACCCTTGTTTTATTCAGATTCTCTTAAACATGTCTTCTTTGAATATTCTTTTGCTAGTAAATATTAGGAATTGGTTCAAATTAAACAAATTTCTTTTAGATTCTTAGATACTTGGAATATCACACAATCATCAGGACAAAGTCATTTTCTATCTGGTGTAAGGCTTTAGCTTTTACCATTGATTATGAGAATGATCGAATACACACTATAAGGGAATTAGAGAGAATCAAAGGGGTTTGCAGGAACATATGATAAGTACGATGgatgtagtattattatattgtGATGAGTCATTACATCCTCTTTCTAATCTTACATGTATGAGTTTTCCCATGAGAGACTCAGGAGGAAACATTGTGGTTGTAGGATGTGCTGCATAAAATTAAAGATGTCAAATAAACTAAATGTCTTGCTATATCATTGAAGGGTTAAAGTTGGCGAAACTTCAACAGTTTAATCACGTCAGTATCCTCATATATAATGCTCAATGATAATATTTATATACCTTGGCATttcaaatctttggccactataaATATCACAAGCCTTGGTATCAATCCTAGGCAAAGCTATAACGTCTACACTATCTATCTTTCCTCTTGATATTGGACGAATTGGAAGAATCTTTCCTCTTGATGGCACCATCTTTGTCTGCTTTCAGTAGCTTTTGTCACCATTATGATGGTAAAAGTCAAGTCTGATGATACCTCCTGTAGGTCCTAATAAGCTAGGATTGAAGATGGACTTTGTTGAAGAACCTATGCATAGCACAAAAGTCATATAGCAATTTGTTATTTTGAGGTTGAAAACTTGAGATATAAGCAATCAAACATGGAGGAGCTGCCACATTTTTTATGTTCTTGGATTCTAACTTTCTCACTATCTAAGATTACGAGcattaaaggaaaagaaaaagagatgatGAGTATAGTTTCGTTATGGATAGAATTAATAGTCAATCACAATTCATTCGATACATAGAATCCCATCAAATCATTAATGACCAATTAATGCTTGACACATTTAATCCAATGGACCATACCTAGTTATCATAATGATGATGTCTAAGTTTGCTAAGTCAACTAAGCACCTAATCGTGCCCAATTAACTTGACATTCGTTATTGATTTAAGTATCGAAGAAACCTCGTTAAGCATGTtaatattaatcataattatcttttttttttcatacattCATCCCGACACAATTTTATAGAATTCAATGACTCAAGAAAAGTTCACTATCAAATTAAACAAAACCAGATTTTTGGAAAGAAAACTAACAAAATTGATTTGGAAAATTAAAAAAAGTTTAAATAAAGAATCCAAAAACTAGTCGGATGTTATTTTAAAACTATTTCTCATCCTTTTGCGGATCATAATTAAAGAAATTCAACCCAAGATTCTTTTACTACGCATATAAATATGGAGGGGATAGCATAATCTATTTCatcattttaaatagaaaaaaaacaaGCGgagaaaaaattgatgaaaaacaaataaataaaaaattgaaagaaagaacagaaagaggaatgagaaatttttattattattattattattttttgaccttagaatttaattaattaattaattactaGTTAGAACAAGGAATCATTGCACTCGATTGTTACGACCGATCCCACCAACCATCTGAATGTGTTCCACTCATTGTATCTAAATTCTCATGGAACACACACACACTCTATGAGACTTGTGTGTCCGGAGGAGAAATTTTAGGTAGACTTGCAAGAGAAGTTAGCATTTCACTGTCCCACTCATATTGTCCTTTCCTCCTCCAAAACATGAAAACAAAACTTCTCCAAATCCATTTGTTGGTTCTCTTCTTCATCCATGCTCTCAATAATGTTTAAGTTTTGGTTTCttgtccatttcgattcatcaaaataatatcttGATAAAGACATTCGAAATCCTATAGTCCCAAGTCCAACAACCTTCATCAAATCACACTCCATGGTAGAACCAAAGGGTTTGGTCTTACATGAGTAACCCATATGATACTCCAaagttataattaattatttcttattatatattttacGCATCTATAGTCATAGTTATTTATCCTTACATAATTTTCACTCGAAGCATAGAGTATAATCTTATACTAAAAATATAGTATTTTTATGAATCATCCAAAATTGCAAATACATAACTTGTTTTATTACCTAAATgaattaatttgaatttaaaactgttttctattgtttaatatttatttataggatTTCAAGCCCTCTAAAAAGGAGATTCTGAATCCCTTATTTCTATGATAATTCCCATTCTAGTATTCACATTCAacaaatcaaaattaattttcacTAAGCATTTGATTATCTGTAAAGAGGACTCTCTGTAGATCTTTCTACAGTAAATAAAAGAATATACCAAAATTTAGTGGTCTACAAAAAAACCTTAATATAATATTTCcgtatgttttgattttattgaTTGAACATTGGATTTGAATAGTGACAGTCTTTTGggccaaaaaaaaagagaaaatttctGTTTTGCCACGCTTCCGCGTTGTCGTCTTCTCTGGTCAAAGTGGAGCAGCCGCCGAAACGGCTCCGTTGCTTCTccctcttcccttcttcttcttcttcttcttccgaagCATGCCTCGCTCTCGAAGCCCGAACCCTAGCAATTTCATATAACCTCTTCAAATCGTCGCAGGATCTCGCGATTGCCCCCTTCTCCCGCACGATTTCCGCATAAAGGTGATATTTTTGCCCTCCTCTCTCTTCCTTGGGGCGGAATTTTAGCTGTTTTATTCTCCCTTTCTCTTCTATCTTGGCCTTTGAATCCTTTGCTGGATCGAGAGGCGATTCAGGGCACTGATTTTGTGTTCTTTGGTTGGGTCTTGTCAGATAGCAAATGCCAGAGGAGGATCTGCTCGAGCTTAGGTTTCGGCTCTATGATGGATCGGACATCGGTCCCATCCGGTATTCTTCGTCTTCCACCATTGCCATGCTCAAAGAGAGGATTGTGTCGGAGTGGCCACGAGGTAGGGTTTTGTGTTTCCTGTTCTTGGGGGTTTATAGATCTGTTCAAGACGTTCATTTGTTTTCCTTTCCAGTGCATCCTGTGTGTGTTTCTTGAAGTGATGAATACTTTTCCTTTCCAGTCCTTGCGAGTTGTGTTGATCTTGTGGTACTCTTGAAGGAGGGTGCTCCAAATTTAGTTCGTTTGTCGTGTATGCTTCATGCCAATCAAGAGTTATTCGGATATCATGTGCATTTGACCCGTGAAGGTCTTTTTTCTTTGCCCTCCATGTGTCGTATCATATTCAGATCATGTGCTAAGAATTCAGAGAGGCACTTGCCATCAGTGATTCAATGCTGTCCCTTCTTATGAGGCTGTCTCCTTTCTCTTTCTTCATGCTCTTGACAATTATGTCAGCTCCATTTTAAATGGATGCTTAAAGAGAGTTAGATGGCTTTTAGTGTTTTACTAGTCAATTTTTGCACAATTTTCCAGGATCAGATATTCTTACTTTTGTTATAGTATACGTTGCAAATTTGTTGCTAGTGTTGGTTGAGAAGCCTTCTGTTTTCCTGAAGTAGGTATTGCTTACTAGCGTGAATGCGAATTCATTTTATTGTCCCGAATTGGGATCTTTCTGAATTTAGTTATAttttgtaactttttttttttgtcgtagAACTTATGTATGACTTGCAATTTGTTCTCGGACATTGCACTATGTATGAGAACGTTCAGCAGCAATTCTGGTTCAGATGGATTTTACAACGCATGGACATTATGTATACACACTTTATATGCCTGTTTAGGAGTGTATCCCATGCATAGTAAAGTACAAATCTCCTGCTGTTTACTAGGAAAGGTTGCATATCTTTTTCCTAGAATTGGTGTATTTCTTCAGCTTATTATGGCAAATTATATATCTTGCAGTAAGGTAATTTTGAGTTCATCATGATTCAGCTGTTCCAGAACTTCTCATTTTACCTAGGTAGTTGATAAAATTTAAATACTACATGTAAGTAATGATGATGGCATGCTGTTGAATTGGATAAatgtttaatattaatttaatttttggACGCAAGTTTTCTATCATGATGTGCTTGCAGAGAAAATATTCAGTAAAAAGTGTTATTTAAGTTGGATAAATGATTGATAATGTTTGCTTGTTGAACTCAGGCAAGTTTTTGTTCATGGTTAGCTTGCACAGAAGTTATACCTGTAAAAGAGTGATAACTTTTCCGTGTAGTTTATGTTTCTAATACAGGTGATGATATTGGGCTATGGTAATTTATGCTAAAAAGATGGAGTTACTTTGATTGTAATTCAAATGTGCATTATGATACTTAGGAACTGAATTGGGCTATTGTAATGTTTATGTGAAAAACATGAACGTACCTTGTTTGAAATTCAAATGTGCATTAGGATACTTAGGACCTTGATTTGCTGAACATTGTGCTTCTAACATTGTAAGAATGCCACCGTACAAAGTCTCCATACAAGAGTTGGCATTCTCAAATTTTGGAACTCTTAAAACCATGTGAGAAGTATGGCATTTTCTAACCTAGTGTGATGCTTATGAAGTCCTTTTTATTTTCAGTTcttgttttttatttcttttccctttcttttacttttcttttttgtctattTTTTCCCTCTCTCTCTAAAGAGGAGGGGGAGGACTGGAGGATTAAGTTTAGACTTCATTTCTAGATATTGTGAATTAGGTGTTGTTACTTCCATGGTGTTCTATATAGAACCATAGATAACCATGTGAGTCTTTAAGATCCGTTAACTTATTTTTTCTTCAGTTTGCATCATATTTTTCATGTTATTGATCACTTGCCACAAGAAAGATATCATGGCAATGAAACAATGATAAATGATATAGGTAGGATTGTATGTGGCATGTTCTCCAGTTGTAGGAAGAATAGATGGAGCAGGATTATCAAGTTTTCACAAACTTGGGATTTACTGTAAGATCAATCATATTCCTTGAGGCCAGCTAAGTGGCAGATTGAATTGCAAGTTTGATTGATAGATTGAAAGTGAAATAACTCTATTTCAGGATTTTTTGCTCTTTTTGACCTCCAATGCCTCTGGAGTCTATTTTCACTGCTTTAATCAATGAATGTATTCTTTAAGAACAAAAAGTTGTACAGTCAAACTTCTCAGTATATCAACTACATAGTCTGAATTAAGATCACTTGGGTCGTGATAATTTCTATGAAAAGGGACAAGCACGTTGTTTATGACAAATGTGGTATTGGTATTGGGAATTAATACATCTGGCGCTTTAAAGCAGATAAATTGCGGATGATGATTTAGTTTCATGTGGCATTCAAGAGCATATTCTGGTTATCTATCATTTACATCCTCTTTCTGTCAAATACATTCACCTTGTTTATCATCAATATCTCCATGTTAACCTGTTAGTTTGTTGCATTCTTGGTTGTTCCATCTACTGTTGAGCTTGGGTTTCTCATTTCCATATACTCTCCTCATTTTAGATAAGCAGATTATACCAAAAATCGCTAATGATGTCAAATTGATAAGTGCGGGGAAAATCTTGGAGAACAGCAGAACAATCTCTCAGTGCAAGCCAACTTTTGGTGAGCTCCCTGGAGGTATTATCACCATGCATGTTGTTGTGCAGCCATCATCAGCTAAGTCTAAAACAGGTAATGTGAATCtcatttatattttgttttttcttgtttatatCACTTTGGAACTATATATTCTTTTTTAGAATTACTTCTGGATCAAACTTTGTAAAATTCGAATTTGGTAAATCCTAGTGTGAGGGTCGATTCACATCTCATTTTCTCAAGATGTGTTATCAAGTGCTAGTAATTTGTATTGAAAAATTCACCTGTTCTCTTAAATTAATATGATATGAAGTGATCTTAGGTCTTCTAACTAGGTGCCCAGCTTAGCGAGTAAATATCAACCAGTGAAGTTATTTAAAAGTTGGGAAGAATGTAAATGTTAATTTTAGGATACTGTATGTACAGAAGATTACTAGTATGATAATTATAAATTCTGTGCATTAATGGTAGCCATGTGTATTTTGCAAAAATAAGTACAAGAAATGTGGAAAGCAATCACACCACCTGTACAGAACATGCTTGCTCTTGAACAAAACTAAGGTTTCGAAGTTACCTTGAAATGCAAATTTCTGAATTGGATTGGCCTACAATAAAACTGTCATGTCCTATGTATCTTATTGCTTACTGCAAATAAGCTACTGTAGAAGGGTGGGCCAAGAATCTATTTCCTGTAGATGCCATAGAATGTGGTTGGCAATTAACTGATATCTGACACAAGCTTGATTTGCTAAATGATTTCAGTTGTTTCAGATCTGCAAAGGCAGGAATTGCCAaattaaaaataatgtttcgagaTATTAAATTTAAGTCACCGATGTACATATATTTTCATTTCAGTTAGCCTAGGATGGGATATGGTGGTGGTCTTCTTCATATTATTGCCTTGGTCTGAAGAGATTAGCTGTCTCAAGAAGGCAACCATGTGAGACAAAAGAaggaattttctttttctcagaTGAGAGAAAACATAGCTTTAATGTGGGACTATCcaccaaggatttaaatatcaGTTTGATATTGGTTTAAAGAGTCTATTGGAATAGTATGGTACCAATATAACGACCCTCCTATCTaatgtacaacaacaacaaaatcataagtcccaactatttgggattggttacatgaatcttttgtcgTCATTGAGATATATAAAGCCTCTTGTCTTATgtcattaaataaaatattataaaaggaaATTGATATGTGCTGTTATTGAGTTATATGTTCCAATGCTGATATTCAAACCTAAATGCTTTGCTATCCACAACACCTAGTCTTATTACTTCAAGAAAATTTGCTAATGTTTCATGGATTGTATGAAATGCATGATTTGGATCTCCCACAGAGATGGAAGCCTTAGATATAGAGGGAACGTTTCAAATATGTTTCCTCAGGATTCAAATTTAATTGTTTCCTTAATGGATGACAATTATGTTTAAGCACATTCAGTCCTTTTCATGTTTTCCCTGAATCTAAAACCTACATAATCAAATTGTTGACTAGTCTTGGAATTAGCTTTTTATTATATTGGGT contains the following coding sequences:
- the LOC135639970 gene encoding membrane-anchored ubiquitin-fold protein 3-like isoform X1, with product MPEEDLLELRFRLYDGSDIGPIRYSSSSTIAMLKERIVSEWPRVLASCVDLVVLLKEGAPNLVRLSCMLHANQELFGYHVHLTREDKQIIPKIANDVKLISAGKILENSRTISQCKPTFGELPGGIITMHVVVQPSSAKSKTEKKVDELPKKAACYCSIL
- the LOC135639970 gene encoding membrane-anchored ubiquitin-fold protein 3-like isoform X2, with translation MPEEDLLELRFRLYDGSDIGPIRYSSSSTIAMLKERIVSEWPRDKQIIPKIANDVKLISAGKILENSRTISQCKPTFGELPGGIITMHVVVQPSSAKSKTEKKVDELPKKAACYCSIL